Sequence from the Fibrobacter sp. UWH6 genome:
CACCTTCAATGGCGTTACCCTGGTGGATGACTTTGCCCACAATCCAGCAAAGATTTCTGCAAGTATCCTGAGCGCCCAGAGTTTCACCAAGGGCCGCGTTCTGGCTTGGTTCCAGCCTCATGGATTTGGACCTACTCGCTTCTTGCGTAACGATCTGGTTGAATTCATCAACAAGGCTCTGCGCGGTTCCGACGCAGCCTCCGCAGACGGGGAACGTGCCGCCGACACAATGTACTTCAGCGAAATCTACTACGCTGGTGGAACGGTTACTCGCGACATTTCCGCAGGCGATCTGGCCAACGACCTGGTGGCCCTTGGCGCAGATGCTCGTTACATTGAAAAGCGTGATGAATGTGCCAAGGCTATGGTCGCCGACGCCAAGCCCGGTGATACCATCCTCCTGATGGGCGCCCGCGACCCCAGCCTGGAAAAGTTTGCCCAGAGCGTCCAGAAACTGCTGGAAAACGCATAGAAACTACTTGAAAATTTCAAGTAAAAAATCTGAGAAACGTTCCTCTTTTTTTTTGGGGGGGGGACGTTTTTTTTGCTTTGCACAAACGTTCTGCATTTTCTACAAGTCCAAAAGAAAAAGCCTCTTGAATCAAGAGGCTTTTCTTACAGGTTGCAGTTTTTTTCTGCGGCCCATATTTCAAAGAGTTCGCTTGAACTACGCGTTCTCGTGCTTGCTCATGCAGTGAAGGCTTCCGCCTTCTTCCAGAACGGTTCGGCTATCGATCGCAATAACTTTGCGGTCAGGATAGACGCTCTGGAAATACTTCATAGCGACGGCATCGTTAGGAGACTTGTATTTGGGGAAAATCAATGCTCCATTTGCATAAATGAAGTTCATATAGCTTGCTGGCATGATTTCGCCGGTGGGCAAGGTGCGCTGGGGCGGCATGGGGAGGGTGTCGACCTTGGCGGAATCACCGTAGTGCTTTTTGAGCCAGGCTTCCAACAGGTACTTGGCTTCGGCGAGGATGGGGGCATTGGGGGACTTGCCTTCGGCCCAGCACATGACCACGCGGTCTTTTTCTACGAAGCGGGCGACGTTGTCGATGTGGCCGTCGGTGTGGTCGCCGTGGAGGCCGTGGGGGAGGACCAGCAGATCGCGGAGTCCAAAGGCGCTGCAGAGGGCCTTTACAACCTTGGGCAGGTCCTTGTCGGCGTTGCGGTTCTTGCCGATAAGGCAATCCAGGGTGGTGATGCCCAGACCGTCGCCGTTCACTTCGATGGCGCCGCCTTCAAAGATGTAGGGAACGCTCTTGACCAGCTTGGTTCCGGTCTTTTCGGCGATGGCTGCGGGAATCTTGTTGTCGAGAGTCCAAGGGGGGAACTTGGCGCCCCAGGCGTTGAACTGGGTTTCTACGATGACTTTCTTTTTGCCCTTCTGCATGAAGAACGGACCGTAGTCACGGATCCAGATGTCGTTGTTCTTGATGACCATGACGTTGGCCGGGTGCTTGCAGGAGGCCAGGATACTTTTTTCTTCGTCAGAGAAGAACTTCTGACTGGGGACAATGACGTTGACCGGCTGGAAATCGGTAATGGTCTTGATCAGCTTGAAATAGAAGGCGCGGATTTTTACGCCGCGTTCGCCGTTCCAGTTCTTGGGATTGTGGGGGAAGGCGAGCCAGGTGGCTGCCTGTTCTTCCCATTCAGCGGGATATCGGAGAGAATTAGATGTAGCCATAGATAAATCCATTTTTAGGTTTGAGCGATGAGGTCGGTCGGCGACGCCTCCCTAAACCTCAACGCACCGAAGGTGCGTCCTAGTCGCACCAGATTTTTAGGATGTCGCCGTACAGGTCTACTCGGCGGTCTCTGAAGTGCGGCCACCAGCGGCGATTGAATTCAGTTTCGCCCAGGTCGATTTCGACGATGGAGGCTCCCAGGAAATCGGTATCGCATTTCTTGATCAGGTAGCCATCGGGGGCTGCAACAAAGCTTGTTCCCCAGAAGGTCAGTTCGCCTTCGGTGCCGATGCGGTTTGCAGAAAGCACGAAGGTGCGGTTGGCGATGGCGTGGCCGCGCATGACGGTGGTCCAGCTGTCCTGCTGACGGGGGTAAAGTTCTGCGGGTTCGGATTTCATCCAGCCGATTGCGGTGGGGTAGATCAGAAGGTCTGCGCCCTTCAGGCTCATGATGCGGGCGGCTTCGGGGAACCACTGGTCCCAGCAAATCAGCACGCCGATCTTGCCGGCGGAAGTCTGGATGGGTTCAAAGCCGGTGTCGCCGGGGATGAAGTAATACTTTTCGTAGAAGGCGGGATCGTCGGGAATGTGGCTCTTGCGATAAAGGCCGGCGATGCTTCCGTCGCGTTCAAAGACAAAGGCTGAATTGTGGTAGATGCCGCGGGCGCGCTTTTCGAAGAAGGGGAACACCACGACGGCGTTCAATTCGCGGGCGATGTTCTGCCATTCCTGAACAAGGACGTCATCTTTTTCGATGGCCATGTCGAAGAAGTCGGCGTTTTCTTCGAAGGGGAAGTAGGGCGTGTGGAACATTTCGGGGAGGATGATGATATCAACACCCTGGCCTTTGAGCTTGCGGGCTTCGGCCTTGTACCATTCGTTGTTGGACTTGGTATCACCAGTCCACTTTCCTTGCAGAGTTGCGGTTTTAATCTTTGTCATACCTACAAATTTATGAAAATTTGTCTATATTTCCCGCCGAATTTTTAAGAAAGGAAGAGAATATGAACTATTTTTCATCAAAAACATGGGGCGTAGCCGCCGTTGCGCTCTCTATGTTGGTTCTTTCGACGTCTGCAACTGCCGCAGAACGCTATAAGGATCGCCAGTTCAAGGTCAAGAAGACTACTGACGTTAGCTTCGCTACCAAGGTGCCGCACCTCAGCTCCTATCATACCATTACGGAATCCCTGCTGAAGTACAATCAGGCAGCTTCAATTCTGAAGCAGGACCCCACGACGGTCGCCTACTTCTACAACAACGAAAATGATACCGAAAAGCGCGACCTGAAGCTGGACCTTTATGAACCGAAGGATGACAAGGCCAAGGATCGTGCCCTGGTGATCGTGAGTCATGGTGGTGCCATGGTGGCCGGTGCCAAGGACGATTTCGAACAGAAGTCCGTGAACTATTGCGACTCCCTGGCTGCCCGCGGTTACGTGGCCGCTTCCATTGAATACCGCCTGGGCGTAACCTTGACCGGTAAGGATAAGCAGCTCAGCATCGATAGCGTTGACTTCGCCCGCGCCGTTTACCGTGGCGTTCAGGACGTTCGTGCCGCCGTTCGTTACTTCCGTGCCAACGCCGACAAGTACGGCATCAACCCCGAACGTATCTACCTCCTCGGAAATAGCGCCGGCGCAATCATCTCCCTGGAAGATGTTTATGCCCGTACCGAAGATGATTTCCCCTCTTATATCAAGAAGAAGGGCGCTCCTGACCTGGGTCTCCTGGATGATTACGGTTCTGAGGGAAATCCCTTTGCCAACGGTGTGGTTGCCCTGTGGGGTGCCGTTCACAACCTGAAGATGATTGGTGACAACAAGACTCCGGTGCTCCTGATTCACGGCACCAAGGATGAAACCGTTTACTTCAAGACGGGTCGCCCCCTGAGCAATGTGGCCAAGGTGCTGCAGAACCTGATTCCTTCTGAATTGGGTGCCACTGTGGCTTCTTATGCCTTGGATTTGCACGCTCCCACTCTGTATGGCAGCTATGTGATTGACTCCCTGCTGACCAAGAAGAAGATTGAACACGAAACTTACTTTGTCGAAGGTGTTGCCCACGAATTCTACGATGACGATCCCAAGTACGAAAAGGAAGTGCAGAAGAGAGCCTTCGAGTTCCTTTACAAGCTGACCCAGAGCGAACCTGTGGTGGGTATCGAACGCAAGCCCATTATGCTTGCCCAGGCTTCTGCAATCCGCATGGGCGCAGGCAACATGAACTTCAGCGTTTCTCGCGGCAAGGACCTGCAGTATGCAGTTGTGGACCTTCGCGGTCGTGCAGCCATGAGCGGCAATGTTTCTGCCGGTCAGATGGTTGACCTGAGCTCCCTGAATAGCGGCGTGTATGTGCTCCGCGTGCAGGGTGAACGCGCTATCCGCTTCGGCCTGGGCAAGTAATCGGCCTGAACAAAATCAGCCCGAGTAAGTAATTGCTGCGGGCTCCCTCGGGGCTGTAGACCTCGGAATGGCGCAAAAAAAACGGACTAAACTTTGCTTTGATGCAGGTTTAGTCCGTTTTGTTTTTATGGGTTTGATCCGCGAAAGAGTTCGTCTGACCTTTAATATTTAGGCTAAAATACTAAAAAATGGTCTAACCCAACAAAAATTAGGTTAGACCAAGTATCTAAGATACAGTTTTTAGGTAGGTAAATCTCAGATTATAATAGGGTGTGTTTTTTAGATAGTTATATTACATCTACACTTTGAAAGAACATAGCCTGTTTTTATTGATATTGGACAAAGATTCCCCCCTGCACGGTGTATCGCCGTGCCTTTTTTGTTTAAAATTTCTTGAATTTGGCCTGGATTATGTCAGGCGGCTAGTAATTCTTGACGCAGCGGACAGGGAATCTGTTGAGTTCAGATTTCTGAGCAGCCCCCATTTTAACATAAACGTCATTTACATGGACACTATAAGCAATCGTTGCGGATTCTTCTGCGGGTGTAAAGAAGTTCGTCAGCATCCAGCTGAGTTCATAGTCGCGCATGTCGAACAGCACGGACATGCCGAGCAGGTTCGCGCCGGTCTTGTCCGTTGTCCAGTTCGCCTTCGACGCCATGCTCAATCCGCCTCCCGCCGTATAGTTTTCCCACTCGTAGCCGTTCATGATGTGCCAGCCCTCCGGGCAGATGCCCTGGTGTATGCGGGTGTTGCCGCCGGTCGTATCCTTCCAGAGCACGGAATCGTACTTCGACGATATCCCCATCGCCTCGCTCCAAGTATAGCGGCCGCCCCAGCCGTTCTCGCAGAACCACTCGTCGTTCAGCTCGCAGTACTTCTCCACCTTGCCGTCGTCCAGCCGGTGGACGCTCGAGTCCACCATCTCGCCGTAGTTCAGGTTCTGCGCGAAAACCTCGATGGAATCGTCGTCAATTATCTTCTTGTCACTATCACGCTTGTGGAGTATCAGCGTCGTGTACTTCTGGCCGTCACGCGGGTCCGTGAACTCGCTGAGTGTGCTGTACGGGTTTTCGAATTGGCGGTCCATGTTCGGGTAAACCTTGGGCTTGGGTGGGTAAATTATCGTATCCGTTCGCCAATAGTTATCCCTACACGTCATATACGCAGTTGAATTTTCTTTTACAACTGTGTCCTTGGCGCCCTCCTCGCAACGGCGGGGCAAAAAGACGCTGCTCGACGATGCCACCCCGCTGCTGCTAGATCCCCGGTCGGTGCCGGGGATGACACTGCTGCTGGAGGCGGCACTTTCGCTCGATTTTGCGGAGCTTCCCTTGCTCGAGGAGCTATTCTTGGAAGTCTTCCCGCTGCTGGAGGCGGCGTCGAGGCCTTCGTCGTCGCTCGAGTTCACGGAAATTTCGTCGCCGCTGCTCAGGATTTCGCTAGACGAGGATTCCTTTTCCGGTTCAACGAAGCTGCTGCTGTCGTCGTCACCGCAGGCGGTAAAGCACATGGTAGCGGCAACAAGGGCAAGGGCAAAAGGTAACAGTCGATTCATTTTTTTACTCCAAAGAAAGAAAATAGAAATTGTTGATGAGGCACGGTTCGAGCGACTCGATTTTGAAGCTGTTCTTGCGAGACTTGTTCTTTTTCTTGTTGTTTTTAGGCTATGTTCTATTAGAGTGTAGGACTGCCATTTTATGTTGAATTTACTGAAAAAATGGTCTAACCCAACAAAGATTAGGTTAGACCAAGTATCTAAGATACAGTTTTTAGGTAGGTAAATCTCAGTTTCTAAAAGGGTGTGTTTTTTAGATAGTTATATTACATCTACACTTTGAAAGAACATAGCCAATATTTATGTAGGGGAGTCAGGTTGATTACTGCAGGGTATCGCGGACGAAGGTGTCTTCGGGGGTGGCGTCAAAGACCTCGAACGCACCTGCGCCAATCACGGCGCCGTTCTTGTAGGCGATTTCTACGCGGTATTTGCCGGGGGGCGCGTTCTTCTTGCGAGAGAAACTGCGGAATCCGGTTTCGCGGCCACCGTTAATGACCATGCGGCCCGAAGAGATCTTGTCGGTCAGCTTGAACTTTTCGGTGGTGGGGTCTTCGTAGTACCAGCGGTATTCTATTTCGGCCTTGAGCTTGGCGGGGGCATAAACCGAGGCCAGGAAGTAGACTTCGTTACCTTCTTGCTTATGGACGGTGGGGGTGCCCAGGCCGATCTTTTGCAGGAAGGTGGGTTCGTCCATGTCGCAGGTGTAGGTGGCCTTGTCAAAATTCTGGCAGGCCATGTGTTGCTTTAATACCAGGGGAACAGGCGGAACCCAGTTCATGAGGTAAGCAACCACCAGCAGGATGCTGATGAGGGCGGGTGCAATCAGGACGCCCTTGGAACGGCGGGAAATCTTCCAGATGGCGGTACAGATGCCGAAGGAAAGAAGTGTAGAGAGGAAGAACCATCCGAAACCGATGCGGTGAACCACATGGGGGATGGTGAAGTTCATGAACATGGTCCCCAGCAGGCAGAACAGCGCCAGGTTCAAGCCGAAACTTTCGTAATGCTTCTTGAGGAATTCGTTTCCGACCAGGAGGATTGCAAGTAAAATAACGAGGATGAAGGAGGCGATGGAACCGCTGCTCTTGAAATAGCAGACCACCAGGGCGCTGAACATGCCGCCGAAGAAGAACTGCAGGGCCCAAGTGAAACGGTCCTTCCAGACGGGACTCCATTCGCGGTCCAGGAAGTGGTGCTCTACGACGATGGCGTTCTGGGGGATGGCGGTACTTTCGTAGCCCACCTTGTCGGCCAGCTTCCCGGCGGCGTTTGCTGCGGCTCGGGCGGTAGCTCCTGCGGCGTTTGCGGCGGCATTTGCAGTTGCCTTGGCGGCAACTCCCGCGGCGTTTGCGGCTACACCTGCTGCATTTGCGGCCACTCCTGCTGCCATTTCGGCGGCCTTGCCCAGTTTTCCGGTGGGGGCGGCCTTGGCGGCAGTTGCGGGCTTGGGGGCTTCTGCCTTGATTTCGGCAGGGGGTTCAACCTTTGCTTCGGCCTTGCTGTCGGTTTTTGCCGTGCTTTTGGCGGCGGGCCTTACAGGCTGTGCGGCGGCAGCGGCTGCCAGGCGCTCCTTGGTCCATCCTTCAGGGTGTTCCAGGCGGGCAGACAGCAAAATGACCAGGATCAGGGCGCCGGTGTAGTAGGCCAGCAGAAACCACAGGTCCGAATCATCGATAGACATTCCCAGGGTAATGG
This genomic interval carries:
- a CDS encoding agmatine deiminase family protein codes for the protein MATSNSLRYPAEWEEQAATWLAFPHNPKNWNGERGVKIRAFYFKLIKTITDFQPVNVIVPSQKFFSDEEKSILASCKHPANVMVIKNNDIWIRDYGPFFMQKGKKKVIVETQFNAWGAKFPPWTLDNKIPAAIAEKTGTKLVKSVPYIFEGGAIEVNGDGLGITTLDCLIGKNRNADKDLPKVVKALCSAFGLRDLLVLPHGLHGDHTDGHIDNVARFVEKDRVVMCWAEGKSPNAPILAEAKYLLEAWLKKHYGDSAKVDTLPMPPQRTLPTGEIMPASYMNFIYANGALIFPKYKSPNDAVAMKYFQSVYPDRKVIAIDSRTVLEEGGSLHCMSKHENA
- a CDS encoding carbon-nitrogen hydrolase, coding for MTKIKTATLQGKWTGDTKSNNEWYKAEARKLKGQGVDIIILPEMFHTPYFPFEENADFFDMAIEKDDVLVQEWQNIARELNAVVVFPFFEKRARGIYHNSAFVFERDGSIAGLYRKSHIPDDPAFYEKYYFIPGDTGFEPIQTSAGKIGVLICWDQWFPEAARIMSLKGADLLIYPTAIGWMKSEPAELYPRQQDSWTTVMRGHAIANRTFVLSANRIGTEGELTFWGTSFVAAPDGYLIKKCDTDFLGASIVEIDLGETEFNRRWWPHFRDRRVDLYGDILKIWCD
- a CDS encoding carboxylesterase family protein, with amino-acid sequence MNYFSSKTWGVAAVALSMLVLSTSATAAERYKDRQFKVKKTTDVSFATKVPHLSSYHTITESLLKYNQAASILKQDPTTVAYFYNNENDTEKRDLKLDLYEPKDDKAKDRALVIVSHGGAMVAGAKDDFEQKSVNYCDSLAARGYVAASIEYRLGVTLTGKDKQLSIDSVDFARAVYRGVQDVRAAVRYFRANADKYGINPERIYLLGNSAGAIISLEDVYARTEDDFPSYIKKKGAPDLGLLDDYGSEGNPFANGVVALWGAVHNLKMIGDNKTPVLLIHGTKDETVYFKTGRPLSNVAKVLQNLIPSELGATVASYALDLHAPTLYGSYVIDSLLTKKKIEHETYFVEGVAHEFYDDDPKYEKEVQKRAFEFLYKLTQSEPVVGIERKPIMLAQASAIRMGAGNMNFSVSRGKDLQYAVVDLRGRAAMSGNVSAGQMVDLSSLNSGVYVLRVQGERAIRFGLGK
- a CDS encoding FISUMP domain-containing protein — its product is MNRLLPFALALVAATMCFTACGDDDSSSFVEPEKESSSSEILSSGDEISVNSSDDEGLDAASSSGKTSKNSSSSKGSSAKSSESAASSSSVIPGTDRGSSSSGVASSSSVFLPRRCEEGAKDTVVKENSTAYMTCRDNYWRTDTIIYPPKPKVYPNMDRQFENPYSTLSEFTDPRDGQKYTTLILHKRDSDKKIIDDDSIEVFAQNLNYGEMVDSSVHRLDDGKVEKYCELNDEWFCENGWGGRYTWSEAMGISSKYDSVLWKDTTGGNTRIHQGICPEGWHIMNGYEWENYTAGGGLSMASKANWTTDKTGANLLGMSVLFDMRDYELSWMLTNFFTPAEESATIAYSVHVNDVYVKMGAAQKSELNRFPVRCVKNY
- a CDS encoding DUF2914 domain-containing protein, whose product is MEFIDKVRNKPSVQKIMKFFPAIAFLGGFGWDSITLGMSIDDSDLWFLLAYYTGALILVILLSARLEHPEGWTKERLAAAAAAQPVRPAAKSTAKTDSKAEAKVEPPAEIKAEAPKPATAAKAAPTGKLGKAAEMAAGVAANAAGVAANAAGVAAKATANAAANAAGATARAAANAAGKLADKVGYESTAIPQNAIVVEHHFLDREWSPVWKDRFTWALQFFFGGMFSALVVCYFKSSGSIASFILVILLAILLVGNEFLKKHYESFGLNLALFCLLGTMFMNFTIPHVVHRIGFGWFFLSTLLSFGICTAIWKISRRSKGVLIAPALISILLVVAYLMNWVPPVPLVLKQHMACQNFDKATYTCDMDEPTFLQKIGLGTPTVHKQEGNEVYFLASVYAPAKLKAEIEYRWYYEDPTTEKFKLTDKISSGRMVINGGRETGFRSFSRKKNAPPGKYRVEIAYKNGAVIGAGAFEVFDATPEDTFVRDTLQ